One region of Streptococcus salivarius genomic DNA includes:
- a CDS encoding GTP pyrophosphokinase — MTMDWEEFLDPYIQAVGELKIKLRGIRKQFRKQNRHSPIEFVTGRVKSVASIEEKIALRGLSIENLAQDMQDIAGLRVMVQFVDDVDEVLALLRHRSDMTIVSERDYIRNRKNSGYRSYHVIISYPVDTIDGRKEILAEIQIRTLAMNFWATIEHSLNYKYQGNFPEEIKLRLETTARMAYELDEEMRKIRDDIREAQLLFDPINRTLKDSVGNSDDTDEDLFG; from the coding sequence TTGACCATGGATTGGGAAGAATTTCTAGACCCCTATATTCAGGCCGTAGGTGAGCTCAAAATCAAGCTCCGAGGCATTCGTAAACAATTTCGTAAGCAAAATCGTCACTCGCCTATTGAGTTTGTGACCGGACGTGTGAAGTCAGTGGCTTCCATTGAGGAGAAAATCGCCCTTCGTGGCCTTTCGATTGAAAATTTAGCTCAAGATATGCAGGATATCGCTGGTCTCCGAGTCATGGTCCAATTTGTCGATGATGTGGATGAGGTTTTGGCTTTGCTTCGTCATCGTAGTGATATGACTATTGTTTCAGAACGAGACTATATCAGAAACCGTAAAAATTCGGGTTATCGTTCTTATCATGTTATTATCTCTTATCCCGTTGATACCATAGATGGTCGTAAGGAGATTCTTGCAGAGATTCAGATTAGGACTTTGGCCATGAACTTTTGGGCCACCATTGAACATTCCCTTAATTACAAGTATCAGGGGAATTTTCCTGAGGAGATTAAACTTCGCTTGGAAACTACGGCCCGCATGGCTTATGAGCTTGACGAAGAAATGCGGAAGATACGTGATGATATTAGAGAAGCCCAGTTGCTCTTTGATCCAATTAATAGAACTTTGAAGGATAGTGTAGGAAATAGTGATGACACAGATGAAGACCTCTTCGGATGA
- a CDS encoding CYTH domain-containing protein: MNHLEIEYKTLLTKDEYNRLAMLFSHVTPVTQTNYYIDTPQSDMRNKKLSLRIRTLPTHGELTLKIPEKVGNMEYNVTMDSADAKALTKSLDFPDCQIKSILLERGVKLEDLTILGHLTTTRREYQTNIGLMALDVNVYADKKDYELELEVSDAEKGKDDFDAFLKENNIDFKYAKSKVARFVATLKRDKD, encoded by the coding sequence ATGAACCATTTAGAGATAGAGTACAAGACTCTACTCACCAAAGACGAGTACAATCGTTTAGCGATGCTTTTCTCCCATGTGACACCTGTTACGCAAACAAACTACTACATCGACACTCCTCAGAGTGACATGAGAAATAAAAAGTTGTCTTTGCGTATTAGGACACTTCCCACTCATGGTGAGCTGACCTTGAAAATCCCTGAAAAAGTCGGGAACATGGAGTACAACGTTACCATGGATTCTGCGGATGCTAAGGCTTTGACTAAGTCGCTGGACTTTCCTGATTGTCAAATCAAATCCATTCTTTTAGAACGTGGGGTTAAACTAGAGGACCTAACCATCCTCGGACATTTGACCACAACTCGTCGCGAATACCAGACCAACATCGGCCTCATGGCTCTTGATGTCAATGTCTATGCTGACAAGAAAGATTACGAGCTTGAACTAGAAGTTTCGGATGCTGAGAAAGGTAAAGACGACTTTGATGCCTTTCTTAAAGAAAATAATATTGACTTTAAGTATGCCAAGAGTAAGGTTGCACGCTTTGTAGCTACCCTCAAACGAGACAAAGACTAA
- a CDS encoding ribose-phosphate diphosphokinase has protein sequence MVHQKANPQLKLFSLSSNPEIAEKIAEATGLPLGKVSSRQFSDGEIMINIEESVRGDDIYIIQSTSNPVNDHLWELLIMIDACKRASANSVNVVMPYFGYARQDRIAASREPITAKLIANMLVKAGVNRVLTLDLHAVQVQGFFDIPVDNLFTMPLFAEYYNKKGFTGSDVVVVSPKNSGVKRARSLADYLDAPIAIIDYAQDDSEREEGYIIGEVEGKTAILVDDILNTGKTFAEAAKILERGGVKDIYAVASHGLFAGGAAEVLNAAPIKEILVTDSVATKEKVPTNVKYISASKLIANATTRIFERQPLSPLFAYTANED, from the coding sequence ATGGTACATCAAAAAGCAAACCCACAATTGAAATTGTTCTCGCTCAGCTCAAACCCAGAAATTGCTGAAAAAATTGCTGAGGCTACTGGATTGCCACTTGGTAAAGTATCTTCACGTCAATTTTCTGACGGTGAAATCATGATCAACATTGAAGAGTCTGTTCGTGGGGACGATATCTATATCATCCAATCTACTAGCAACCCTGTTAACGACCACCTTTGGGAATTGCTCATCATGATTGATGCCTGCAAACGTGCCAGTGCTAACTCTGTCAACGTTGTTATGCCTTACTTTGGTTATGCACGTCAAGACCGTATCGCTGCGTCACGTGAACCAATCACTGCTAAATTGATAGCCAATATGCTAGTTAAAGCTGGTGTCAATCGTGTCTTGACGCTTGACCTTCACGCTGTCCAAGTTCAAGGATTCTTCGATATCCCAGTAGATAACCTCTTCACAATGCCTTTGTTTGCTGAATACTACAACAAAAAAGGATTTACAGGAAGTGATGTTGTCGTTGTTAGCCCTAAAAACTCAGGTGTTAAACGTGCTCGTAGCTTGGCGGACTACCTTGATGCACCAATCGCTATCATTGACTACGCTCAAGATGATTCAGAACGTGAAGAAGGCTACATCATCGGTGAGGTTGAAGGAAAAACAGCAATCTTGGTTGATGATATCCTTAACACTGGTAAAACGTTTGCTGAAGCTGCTAAAATCCTTGAACGTGGTGGCGTTAAAGACATCTATGCAGTAGCTAGTCACGGTCTCTTTGCAGGAGGTGCTGCTGAAGTCCTCAACGCTGCTCCAATTAAAGAAATCTTGGTGACAGATTCAGTTGCAACTAAAGAAAAAGTTCCTACAAACGTTAAATACATTTCAGCAAGTAAGCTAATCGCTAACGCTACTACTCGTATTTTCGAACGTCAACCACTTAGCCCACTCTTTGCTTACACTGCAAACGAGGACTAA
- a CDS encoding cysteine desulfurase family protein: MVYLDNAATTPLNTAAISAMTHVMTETFGNPSSLHAYGRRASKELREAREEMAKYFEVPARKLIFTSGGTEGNNTAIKGYALANQAKGKHLITTAIEHHSVLHTMAYLEERFGFEVTYIQPENQVITAQQIADALRDDTILVSVMYANNETGQLLPIKEIGDLLANHQAAFHVDAVQVAGKLPIHPEELGADFLSISAHKFHGPKGIGLLYHNDLHFDNLLHGGEQEEKRRASTENLVGIAGMTAAYKHASDHYQDNYQHVEKIRQAFLDTLTIPYEINGGGPSLPHVINISFPGKENGPLLTLLDLAGFAVSTGSACTAGTVDPSHVIQALYGKESDKLKTAIRISLSEENTAEELQALAEKLNQIIGD, from the coding sequence ATGGTTTATTTGGACAATGCAGCAACAACTCCTTTAAATACTGCTGCTATTTCAGCTATGACACATGTCATGACTGAAACCTTTGGGAATCCATCCAGCCTCCATGCTTACGGTCGACGGGCTTCTAAGGAACTTCGTGAAGCCCGTGAAGAAATGGCCAAATACTTTGAAGTCCCTGCTCGTAAGCTTATTTTCACTTCTGGGGGGACCGAAGGAAACAATACAGCTATCAAAGGTTACGCCCTAGCCAATCAAGCTAAAGGTAAGCACCTGATTACAACTGCTATTGAACACCACTCTGTCCTTCACACCATGGCCTACTTGGAAGAGCGTTTTGGTTTTGAAGTAACCTATATTCAACCAGAAAATCAAGTCATTACTGCTCAACAAATCGCTGATGCCTTGCGTGACGATACTATTCTAGTTTCTGTTATGTATGCCAATAACGAGACCGGCCAATTGCTTCCTATCAAGGAAATTGGTGACTTGCTTGCCAATCACCAAGCTGCCTTCCACGTTGATGCCGTTCAGGTAGCAGGAAAACTTCCTATTCACCCAGAGGAACTTGGAGCTGATTTTCTCTCTATTAGTGCCCATAAATTCCATGGACCTAAAGGTATCGGCCTGCTCTATCATAACGATTTGCATTTTGACAACCTACTCCATGGTGGTGAACAAGAGGAAAAACGTCGTGCCAGCACTGAAAATCTGGTCGGGATTGCAGGTATGACCGCTGCTTACAAACATGCTAGCGACCACTACCAAGACAATTACCAGCATGTTGAAAAGATTCGTCAGGCCTTTCTAGATACCCTTACCATTCCTTATGAAATTAATGGTGGAGGACCTAGCCTACCTCACGTCATCAACATCAGTTTTCCTGGTAAGGAAAATGGGCCTCTCTTAACCTTGTTAGACTTAGCTGGCTTTGCTGTTTCAACGGGTTCTGCTTGTACCGCTGGAACTGTTGACCCTAGCCACGTCATCCAAGCCCTCTATGGCAAGGAGTCTGACAAGTTAAAAACAGCTATCCGCATTAGTTTATCAGAGGAAAATACCGCTGAAGAACTCCAAGCTCTAGCAGAAAAACTTAATCAAATCATAGGAGACTAA
- a CDS encoding DUF1831 domain-containing protein codes for MAFEKSIHLTDCKYRYTISPNVKKFTLRDTTFVQNKIGNYELHRLLEKVPNSGEGFPLKITINKDLTGFKLSITDKSGLRNVNIFKNEDHHILQEKFYFLMQSLVDRNVFEQEEV; via the coding sequence ATGGCATTTGAAAAAAGCATTCATTTGACTGACTGTAAATACCGTTACACCATCAGTCCTAATGTCAAAAAATTCACCCTACGTGATACGACTTTTGTGCAAAATAAAATCGGAAACTACGAGTTGCACCGCCTTCTCGAAAAAGTGCCTAACTCAGGCGAAGGTTTCCCACTCAAAATCACTATTAACAAAGACTTGACTGGTTTCAAATTGTCGATTACAGACAAATCTGGCCTTCGTAACGTTAATATCTTTAAAAATGAAGATCATCACATCTTGCAAGAGAAATTCTATTTCTTGATGCAGAGTTTGGTTGATCGTAACGTTTTCGAGCAAGAAGAAGTCTAA
- a CDS encoding redox-sensing transcriptional repressor Rex codes for MTFEKNIPNATAKRLSLYYRIFKRFHRENIDKASSKQIAEAIGIDPATVRRDFSYFGELGRRGFGYDVNKLMTFFAELLNDNATTKVLLVGVGNVGRALLHYRFQERNRMQLVMAFDTDDNELVGTQTEDKIPIYGISQIKEKIAQEDIKTAILTVPSIKAQEVADLLVEAGIEGILCFSPVNLNLPRHVVVQYVDLTSELQTLLYFMKEEEKSRRKND; via the coding sequence ATGACATTTGAGAAAAACATCCCAAACGCCACTGCCAAACGTCTCTCTCTCTACTATCGTATTTTCAAGCGATTCCATCGTGAAAATATTGACAAAGCAAGCTCTAAACAAATTGCTGAAGCGATTGGGATTGACCCAGCTACTGTTCGTCGAGACTTCTCTTATTTTGGTGAGCTAGGTCGTCGTGGCTTTGGTTATGACGTGAACAAACTAATGACATTTTTCGCGGAACTCCTTAATGACAATGCGACAACTAAGGTCCTCCTTGTAGGGGTGGGGAATGTCGGACGTGCCCTCCTCCACTACCGTTTTCAAGAGCGCAATCGCATGCAGCTAGTTATGGCTTTTGATACAGATGATAATGAATTAGTAGGGACACAAACCGAAGATAAGATCCCTATCTATGGTATCTCTCAAATCAAGGAGAAAATCGCTCAAGAAGATATCAAAACAGCCATCCTGACAGTGCCATCAATCAAGGCACAGGAAGTGGCTGATCTTTTGGTTGAGGCTGGTATTGAGGGCATCCTCTGCTTCTCTCCAGTCAACCTCAATCTTCCACGTCACGTTGTTGTCCAATACGTAGACTTGACTAGCGAACTACAAACCCTGCTCTATTTCATGAAAGAAGAAGAAAAATCAAGGAGAAAGAATGACTAA